Proteins from a single region of Oreochromis niloticus isolate F11D_XX linkage group LG7, O_niloticus_UMD_NMBU, whole genome shotgun sequence:
- the dnajb9a gene encoding dnaJ homolog subfamily B member 9a, with protein sequence MTACVERKRQTTPRQDTAAMAAAQSVLTFAVCVLVITELILAKKDYYDILGVPKGATERQIKKAFHKLAMKYHPDKNKSPDAEVRFREIAEAYETLSDEARRREYDQFGDTDGYFNGETQGKHRQGAHQPFTFSFDDIFKDFDIYSQNRHARHRRHFDEHSRSHSRHKRHFQGGFGAGMINDMFDDIERMFTFDRHTKQTENRFHGTSKQHCRTVTQRRGNMVTTYTDCTSS encoded by the exons ATGACCGCTTGTGTAGAAAGAAAGCGGCAGACGACACCCAGACAG GACACTGCAGCCATGGCAGCTGCACAGTCTGTGCTAACGTTTGCAGTGTGCGTCCTCGTGATAACAGAGCTGATACTTGCGAAGAAGGACTACTATGACATACTGGGAGTGCCTAAAGGGGCCACAGAGCGCCAGATAaagaaggctttccacaagcTTGCGATGAAATATCACCCAGATAAGAACAAGAGCCCTGACGCTGAAGTGAGATTCAGGGAAATTGCTGAAG CTTATGAAACTTTATCAGATGAGGCAAGAAGAAGAGAGTATGATCAGTTCGGGGACACTGACGGGTACTTCAATGGGGAGACGCAAGGCAAACACAGACAGGGTGCCCACCAACCTTTCACCTTCAGTTTTGATGACATATTTAAGGACTTTGACATCTACAGCCAGAACAGGCACGCCCGCCACCGAAGACACTTTGATGAACACTCCAGGTCCCACAGCAGACATAAAAGACACTTTCAAGGTGGTTTTGGAGCCGGGATGATCAATGATATGTTTGATGATATTGAGAGAATGTTTACTTTTGACAGACACaccaaacagactgaaaaccGGTTTCATGGTACGTCAAAACAGCACTGTAGAACAGTAACGCAGCGCAGAGGGAATATGGTAACTACTTACACAGACTGCACTTCATCATAG
- the dnm1l gene encoding dynamin-1-like protein isoform X1 — MEALIPVINKLQDVFNTVGADTIQLPQIVVVGTQSSGKSSVLESLVGRDILPRGTGVVTRRPLVLQLVHIDQEDRRKPTEENESKKNGRLYKGIDGEEWGKFLHTKNKIYTDFEEIRHEIEAETERISGSNKGISDEPIHLKIFSPQVVNLTLVDLPGITKVPVGDQPKDIEIQIRELILKYISNPNSIILAVTAANTDMATSEALKVAREVDPDGRRTLAVITKLDLMDAGTDAMDVLMGRVIPVKLGIIGVVNRSQLDINQKKLVADSIRDEHAFLQKKYPSLANRNGTKYLARTLNRLLMHHIRDCLPELKTRINVLAAQYQSLLNSYGEPVEDKSATLLQIITKFAAEYCNTIEGTAKYIETAELCGGARICYIFHETFGRTLESVDPLGGLTTIDVLTAIRNATGPRPALFVPEVSFELLVKRQIKRLEEPSLRCVELVHEEMQRIIQHCSNYSTQELLRFPKLHDAIVEVVTSLLRKRLPVTNEMVHNLVAIELAYINTKHPDFADASGLMNNNIEEQRRNRLRDLPSAVPRDKSLRGPGGQSLSPTETSALEGEVTKGAASVSQSSSVSDQTDSGTGNWRSMVRKGEEVPAGDRAMPQPLITASPQKGHAVNLLDVPVPVSRKLSAREQRDCEVIERLIKSYFLIVRKNIQDSVPKAVMHFLVNHVKDCLQSELVGQLYKTTLLSDLLTESEDMAQRRNEAADMLKALQKASQVIAEIRETHLW, encoded by the exons ATGGAGGCACTTATACCTGTCATAAACAAGCTGCAAGACGTATTTAACACTGTCGGCGCAGACACAATCCAACTGCCGCAGATAGTTGTTGTGGGAACACAG AGCAGTGGGAAGAGTTCGGTTTTAGAGAGCCTGGTTGGCAGGGATATTCTGCCACGAGGGACTGGTGTTGTCACACGCCGGCCTCTCGTCCTCCAGCTAGTGCACATCGACCAAGAAGACCGCAGAAAACCCACAGAAGAGAATG AATCCAAGAAAAACGGACGCCTTTACAAAG GCATCGATGGAGAAGAATGGGGCAAATTCCTACACACCAAAAACAAG ATCTACACAGATTTTGAGGAAATCAGACACGAAATCGAGGCAGAAACAGAACGAATTTCTGGCAGTAACAAA GGAATTAGCGATGAACCCATTCACCTAAAAATCTTCTCTCCACAAGTTGTGAATCTCACATTAGTGGATCTTCCTGGCATCACCAAG GTACCGGTGGGAGATCAGCCCAAAGACATAGAGATCCAGATCAGAGAGCTGATTTTAAAGTATATCTCCAACCCTAATTCAATCATCTTGGCTGTGACTGCTGCCAACACAGATATGGCGACATCAGAGGCTCTCAAGGTGGCCCGTGAGGTTGACCCTGATG GTAGGAGGACGCTAGCAGTGATAACTAAGCTTGACCTGATGGATGCTGGTACGGACGCCATGGATGTCCTGATGGGCAGAGTCATCCCTGTTAAACTGGGCATTATTGGAGTAGTAAACAG GAGCCAGTTGGATATCAATCAGAAGAAGCTGGTGGCAGATTCTATTCGAGATGAACATGCATTCTTACAAAAGAAGTACCCCTCCCTCGCAAACAGAAATGGAACCAAATATCTGGCTAGAACATTGAACAG GTTACTGATGCACCACATCAGAGACTGTCTCCCTGAGCTGAAGACGAGGATCAATGTGCTGGCAGCACAGTATCAGTCTTTACTCAACAGTTACGGTGAACCTGTCGAGGATAAGAGTGCCACGTTGCTGCAGATTATCACCAAGTTTGCTGCAGAGTACTGCAACACAATAGAGGGCACGGCCAAGTACattgagacagctgaact GTGTGGTGGAGCACGGATTTGTTATATATTCCACGAGACGTTCGGTCGCACGTTGGAGTCAGTCGATCCTCTGGGCGGTCTGACAACCATCGACGTGCTCACTGCAATCAGAAATGCAACG GGTCCAAGGCCAGCTCTGTTTGTGCCCGAGGTTTCGTTTGAGTTGCTTGTGAAGCGGCAGATCAAGCGTCTGGAAGAGCCCAGTCTGCGCTGTGTGGAGCTCGTTCACGAGGAGATGCAGAGGATCATCCAGCACTGCAGTAACTACAGCACACAG GAGTTACTGAGGTTTCCAAAGCTTCATGATGCTATAGTAGAAGTGGTCACATCCCTTCTCAGAAAAAGACTCCCAGTCACAAATGAAATG GTACATAACTTGGTTGCCATTGAACTGGCGTATATCAACACCAAACACCCCGATTTTGCTGATGCAAGTGGCCTTATGAACAACAACATTGAA GAGCAGAGACGGAATAGACTCAGAGATCTGCCCTCTGCCGTTCCCAGAGATAAG TCCCTTAGAGGTCCTGGGGGGCAgtctctctcccccaccgaaaCTTCTGCCCTTGAGGGCGAGGTCACTAAG GGAGCAGCCAGTGTTTCTCAGAGCTCTTCTGTCAGTGACCAGACAGACAGTGGCACGGGCAACTGGAGGAGCATGGTGAGGAAGGGCGAGGAGGTTCCAGCTGGTGACAGGGCCATGCCCCAGCCTCTTATCACTGCAAGTCCCCAGAAGGGCCATGCTGTCAACCTATTAGATGTG CCTGTTCCAGTATCAAGGAAGTTGTCTGCTCGGGAGCAGAGGGACTGTGAGGTCATCGAGAGACTCATCAAGTCATATTTCTTGATTGTTCGGAAAAACATCCAAGACAG TGTACCAAAGGCAGTGATGCACTTCCTGGTGAACCATGTGAAGGACTGCCTGCAGAGTGAGCTGGTGGGTCAGTTATACAAGACGACGCTGCTGAGCGACCTGCTGACAGAGTCTGAGGACATGGCTCAGAGACGCAACGAGGCTGCTGATATGCTCAAG GCGTTGCAGAAAGCCAGCCAGGTGATAGCAGAGATCAGAGAAACCCACCTGTGGTGA
- the dnm1l gene encoding dynamin-1-like protein isoform X2, whose product MEALIPVINKLQDVFNTVGADTIQLPQIVVVGTQSSGKSSVLESLVGRDILPRGTGVVTRRPLVLQLVHIDQEDRRKPTEENGIDGEEWGKFLHTKNKIYTDFEEIRHEIEAETERISGSNKGISDEPIHLKIFSPQVVNLTLVDLPGITKVPVGDQPKDIEIQIRELILKYISNPNSIILAVTAANTDMATSEALKVAREVDPDGRRTLAVITKLDLMDAGTDAMDVLMGRVIPVKLGIIGVVNRSQLDINQKKLVADSIRDEHAFLQKKYPSLANRNGTKYLARTLNRLLMHHIRDCLPELKTRINVLAAQYQSLLNSYGEPVEDKSATLLQIITKFAAEYCNTIEGTAKYIETAELCGGARICYIFHETFGRTLESVDPLGGLTTIDVLTAIRNATGPRPALFVPEVSFELLVKRQIKRLEEPSLRCVELVHEEMQRIIQHCSNYSTQELLRFPKLHDAIVEVVTSLLRKRLPVTNEMVHNLVAIELAYINTKHPDFADASGLMNNNIEEQRRNRLRDLPSAVPRDKSLRGPGGQSLSPTETSALEGEVTKGAASVSQSSSVSDQTDSGTGNWRSMVRKGEEVPAGDRAMPQPLITASPQKGHAVNLLDVPVPVSRKLSAREQRDCEVIERLIKSYFLIVRKNIQDSVPKAVMHFLVNHVKDCLQSELVGQLYKTTLLSDLLTESEDMAQRRNEAADMLKALQKASQVIAEIRETHLW is encoded by the exons ATGGAGGCACTTATACCTGTCATAAACAAGCTGCAAGACGTATTTAACACTGTCGGCGCAGACACAATCCAACTGCCGCAGATAGTTGTTGTGGGAACACAG AGCAGTGGGAAGAGTTCGGTTTTAGAGAGCCTGGTTGGCAGGGATATTCTGCCACGAGGGACTGGTGTTGTCACACGCCGGCCTCTCGTCCTCCAGCTAGTGCACATCGACCAAGAAGACCGCAGAAAACCCACAGAAGAGAATG GCATCGATGGAGAAGAATGGGGCAAATTCCTACACACCAAAAACAAG ATCTACACAGATTTTGAGGAAATCAGACACGAAATCGAGGCAGAAACAGAACGAATTTCTGGCAGTAACAAA GGAATTAGCGATGAACCCATTCACCTAAAAATCTTCTCTCCACAAGTTGTGAATCTCACATTAGTGGATCTTCCTGGCATCACCAAG GTACCGGTGGGAGATCAGCCCAAAGACATAGAGATCCAGATCAGAGAGCTGATTTTAAAGTATATCTCCAACCCTAATTCAATCATCTTGGCTGTGACTGCTGCCAACACAGATATGGCGACATCAGAGGCTCTCAAGGTGGCCCGTGAGGTTGACCCTGATG GTAGGAGGACGCTAGCAGTGATAACTAAGCTTGACCTGATGGATGCTGGTACGGACGCCATGGATGTCCTGATGGGCAGAGTCATCCCTGTTAAACTGGGCATTATTGGAGTAGTAAACAG GAGCCAGTTGGATATCAATCAGAAGAAGCTGGTGGCAGATTCTATTCGAGATGAACATGCATTCTTACAAAAGAAGTACCCCTCCCTCGCAAACAGAAATGGAACCAAATATCTGGCTAGAACATTGAACAG GTTACTGATGCACCACATCAGAGACTGTCTCCCTGAGCTGAAGACGAGGATCAATGTGCTGGCAGCACAGTATCAGTCTTTACTCAACAGTTACGGTGAACCTGTCGAGGATAAGAGTGCCACGTTGCTGCAGATTATCACCAAGTTTGCTGCAGAGTACTGCAACACAATAGAGGGCACGGCCAAGTACattgagacagctgaact GTGTGGTGGAGCACGGATTTGTTATATATTCCACGAGACGTTCGGTCGCACGTTGGAGTCAGTCGATCCTCTGGGCGGTCTGACAACCATCGACGTGCTCACTGCAATCAGAAATGCAACG GGTCCAAGGCCAGCTCTGTTTGTGCCCGAGGTTTCGTTTGAGTTGCTTGTGAAGCGGCAGATCAAGCGTCTGGAAGAGCCCAGTCTGCGCTGTGTGGAGCTCGTTCACGAGGAGATGCAGAGGATCATCCAGCACTGCAGTAACTACAGCACACAG GAGTTACTGAGGTTTCCAAAGCTTCATGATGCTATAGTAGAAGTGGTCACATCCCTTCTCAGAAAAAGACTCCCAGTCACAAATGAAATG GTACATAACTTGGTTGCCATTGAACTGGCGTATATCAACACCAAACACCCCGATTTTGCTGATGCAAGTGGCCTTATGAACAACAACATTGAA GAGCAGAGACGGAATAGACTCAGAGATCTGCCCTCTGCCGTTCCCAGAGATAAG TCCCTTAGAGGTCCTGGGGGGCAgtctctctcccccaccgaaaCTTCTGCCCTTGAGGGCGAGGTCACTAAG GGAGCAGCCAGTGTTTCTCAGAGCTCTTCTGTCAGTGACCAGACAGACAGTGGCACGGGCAACTGGAGGAGCATGGTGAGGAAGGGCGAGGAGGTTCCAGCTGGTGACAGGGCCATGCCCCAGCCTCTTATCACTGCAAGTCCCCAGAAGGGCCATGCTGTCAACCTATTAGATGTG CCTGTTCCAGTATCAAGGAAGTTGTCTGCTCGGGAGCAGAGGGACTGTGAGGTCATCGAGAGACTCATCAAGTCATATTTCTTGATTGTTCGGAAAAACATCCAAGACAG TGTACCAAAGGCAGTGATGCACTTCCTGGTGAACCATGTGAAGGACTGCCTGCAGAGTGAGCTGGTGGGTCAGTTATACAAGACGACGCTGCTGAGCGACCTGCTGACAGAGTCTGAGGACATGGCTCAGAGACGCAACGAGGCTGCTGATATGCTCAAG GCGTTGCAGAAAGCCAGCCAGGTGATAGCAGAGATCAGAGAAACCCACCTGTGGTGA
- the dnm1l gene encoding dynamin-1-like protein isoform X3, producing MEALIPVINKLQDVFNTVGADTIQLPQIVVVGTQSSGKSSVLESLVGRDILPRGTGVVTRRPLVLQLVHIDQEDRRKPTEENESKKNGRLYKGIDGEEWGKFLHTKNKIYTDFEEIRHEIEAETERISGSNKGISDEPIHLKIFSPQVVNLTLVDLPGITKVPVGDQPKDIEIQIRELILKYISNPNSIILAVTAANTDMATSEALKVAREVDPDGRRTLAVITKLDLMDAGTDAMDVLMGRVIPVKLGIIGVVNRSQLDINQKKLVADSIRDEHAFLQKKYPSLANRNGTKYLARTLNRLLMHHIRDCLPELKTRINVLAAQYQSLLNSYGEPVEDKSATLLQIITKFAAEYCNTIEGTAKYIETAELCGGARICYIFHETFGRTLESVDPLGGLTTIDVLTAIRNATGPRPALFVPEVSFELLVKRQIKRLEEPSLRCVELVHEEMQRIIQHCSNYSTQELLRFPKLHDAIVEVVTSLLRKRLPVTNEMVHNLVAIELAYINTKHPDFADASGLMNNNIEEQRRNRLRDLPSAVPRDKGAASVSQSSSVSDQTDSGTGNWRSMVRKGEEVPAGDRAMPQPLITASPQKGHAVNLLDVPVPVSRKLSAREQRDCEVIERLIKSYFLIVRKNIQDSVPKAVMHFLVNHVKDCLQSELVGQLYKTTLLSDLLTESEDMAQRRNEAADMLKALQKASQVIAEIRETHLW from the exons ATGGAGGCACTTATACCTGTCATAAACAAGCTGCAAGACGTATTTAACACTGTCGGCGCAGACACAATCCAACTGCCGCAGATAGTTGTTGTGGGAACACAG AGCAGTGGGAAGAGTTCGGTTTTAGAGAGCCTGGTTGGCAGGGATATTCTGCCACGAGGGACTGGTGTTGTCACACGCCGGCCTCTCGTCCTCCAGCTAGTGCACATCGACCAAGAAGACCGCAGAAAACCCACAGAAGAGAATG AATCCAAGAAAAACGGACGCCTTTACAAAG GCATCGATGGAGAAGAATGGGGCAAATTCCTACACACCAAAAACAAG ATCTACACAGATTTTGAGGAAATCAGACACGAAATCGAGGCAGAAACAGAACGAATTTCTGGCAGTAACAAA GGAATTAGCGATGAACCCATTCACCTAAAAATCTTCTCTCCACAAGTTGTGAATCTCACATTAGTGGATCTTCCTGGCATCACCAAG GTACCGGTGGGAGATCAGCCCAAAGACATAGAGATCCAGATCAGAGAGCTGATTTTAAAGTATATCTCCAACCCTAATTCAATCATCTTGGCTGTGACTGCTGCCAACACAGATATGGCGACATCAGAGGCTCTCAAGGTGGCCCGTGAGGTTGACCCTGATG GTAGGAGGACGCTAGCAGTGATAACTAAGCTTGACCTGATGGATGCTGGTACGGACGCCATGGATGTCCTGATGGGCAGAGTCATCCCTGTTAAACTGGGCATTATTGGAGTAGTAAACAG GAGCCAGTTGGATATCAATCAGAAGAAGCTGGTGGCAGATTCTATTCGAGATGAACATGCATTCTTACAAAAGAAGTACCCCTCCCTCGCAAACAGAAATGGAACCAAATATCTGGCTAGAACATTGAACAG GTTACTGATGCACCACATCAGAGACTGTCTCCCTGAGCTGAAGACGAGGATCAATGTGCTGGCAGCACAGTATCAGTCTTTACTCAACAGTTACGGTGAACCTGTCGAGGATAAGAGTGCCACGTTGCTGCAGATTATCACCAAGTTTGCTGCAGAGTACTGCAACACAATAGAGGGCACGGCCAAGTACattgagacagctgaact GTGTGGTGGAGCACGGATTTGTTATATATTCCACGAGACGTTCGGTCGCACGTTGGAGTCAGTCGATCCTCTGGGCGGTCTGACAACCATCGACGTGCTCACTGCAATCAGAAATGCAACG GGTCCAAGGCCAGCTCTGTTTGTGCCCGAGGTTTCGTTTGAGTTGCTTGTGAAGCGGCAGATCAAGCGTCTGGAAGAGCCCAGTCTGCGCTGTGTGGAGCTCGTTCACGAGGAGATGCAGAGGATCATCCAGCACTGCAGTAACTACAGCACACAG GAGTTACTGAGGTTTCCAAAGCTTCATGATGCTATAGTAGAAGTGGTCACATCCCTTCTCAGAAAAAGACTCCCAGTCACAAATGAAATG GTACATAACTTGGTTGCCATTGAACTGGCGTATATCAACACCAAACACCCCGATTTTGCTGATGCAAGTGGCCTTATGAACAACAACATTGAA GAGCAGAGACGGAATAGACTCAGAGATCTGCCCTCTGCCGTTCCCAGAGATAAG GGAGCAGCCAGTGTTTCTCAGAGCTCTTCTGTCAGTGACCAGACAGACAGTGGCACGGGCAACTGGAGGAGCATGGTGAGGAAGGGCGAGGAGGTTCCAGCTGGTGACAGGGCCATGCCCCAGCCTCTTATCACTGCAAGTCCCCAGAAGGGCCATGCTGTCAACCTATTAGATGTG CCTGTTCCAGTATCAAGGAAGTTGTCTGCTCGGGAGCAGAGGGACTGTGAGGTCATCGAGAGACTCATCAAGTCATATTTCTTGATTGTTCGGAAAAACATCCAAGACAG TGTACCAAAGGCAGTGATGCACTTCCTGGTGAACCATGTGAAGGACTGCCTGCAGAGTGAGCTGGTGGGTCAGTTATACAAGACGACGCTGCTGAGCGACCTGCTGACAGAGTCTGAGGACATGGCTCAGAGACGCAACGAGGCTGCTGATATGCTCAAG GCGTTGCAGAAAGCCAGCCAGGTGATAGCAGAGATCAGAGAAACCCACCTGTGGTGA
- the dnm1l gene encoding dynamin-1-like protein isoform X4 gives MEALIPVINKLQDVFNTVGADTIQLPQIVVVGTQSSGKSSVLESLVGRDILPRGTGVVTRRPLVLQLVHIDQEDRRKPTEENGIDGEEWGKFLHTKNKIYTDFEEIRHEIEAETERISGSNKGISDEPIHLKIFSPQVVNLTLVDLPGITKVPVGDQPKDIEIQIRELILKYISNPNSIILAVTAANTDMATSEALKVAREVDPDGRRTLAVITKLDLMDAGTDAMDVLMGRVIPVKLGIIGVVNRSQLDINQKKLVADSIRDEHAFLQKKYPSLANRNGTKYLARTLNRLLMHHIRDCLPELKTRINVLAAQYQSLLNSYGEPVEDKSATLLQIITKFAAEYCNTIEGTAKYIETAELCGGARICYIFHETFGRTLESVDPLGGLTTIDVLTAIRNATGPRPALFVPEVSFELLVKRQIKRLEEPSLRCVELVHEEMQRIIQHCSNYSTQELLRFPKLHDAIVEVVTSLLRKRLPVTNEMVHNLVAIELAYINTKHPDFADASGLMNNNIEEQRRNRLRDLPSAVPRDKGAASVSQSSSVSDQTDSGTGNWRSMVRKGEEVPAGDRAMPQPLITASPQKGHAVNLLDVPVPVSRKLSAREQRDCEVIERLIKSYFLIVRKNIQDSVPKAVMHFLVNHVKDCLQSELVGQLYKTTLLSDLLTESEDMAQRRNEAADMLKALQKASQVIAEIRETHLW, from the exons ATGGAGGCACTTATACCTGTCATAAACAAGCTGCAAGACGTATTTAACACTGTCGGCGCAGACACAATCCAACTGCCGCAGATAGTTGTTGTGGGAACACAG AGCAGTGGGAAGAGTTCGGTTTTAGAGAGCCTGGTTGGCAGGGATATTCTGCCACGAGGGACTGGTGTTGTCACACGCCGGCCTCTCGTCCTCCAGCTAGTGCACATCGACCAAGAAGACCGCAGAAAACCCACAGAAGAGAATG GCATCGATGGAGAAGAATGGGGCAAATTCCTACACACCAAAAACAAG ATCTACACAGATTTTGAGGAAATCAGACACGAAATCGAGGCAGAAACAGAACGAATTTCTGGCAGTAACAAA GGAATTAGCGATGAACCCATTCACCTAAAAATCTTCTCTCCACAAGTTGTGAATCTCACATTAGTGGATCTTCCTGGCATCACCAAG GTACCGGTGGGAGATCAGCCCAAAGACATAGAGATCCAGATCAGAGAGCTGATTTTAAAGTATATCTCCAACCCTAATTCAATCATCTTGGCTGTGACTGCTGCCAACACAGATATGGCGACATCAGAGGCTCTCAAGGTGGCCCGTGAGGTTGACCCTGATG GTAGGAGGACGCTAGCAGTGATAACTAAGCTTGACCTGATGGATGCTGGTACGGACGCCATGGATGTCCTGATGGGCAGAGTCATCCCTGTTAAACTGGGCATTATTGGAGTAGTAAACAG GAGCCAGTTGGATATCAATCAGAAGAAGCTGGTGGCAGATTCTATTCGAGATGAACATGCATTCTTACAAAAGAAGTACCCCTCCCTCGCAAACAGAAATGGAACCAAATATCTGGCTAGAACATTGAACAG GTTACTGATGCACCACATCAGAGACTGTCTCCCTGAGCTGAAGACGAGGATCAATGTGCTGGCAGCACAGTATCAGTCTTTACTCAACAGTTACGGTGAACCTGTCGAGGATAAGAGTGCCACGTTGCTGCAGATTATCACCAAGTTTGCTGCAGAGTACTGCAACACAATAGAGGGCACGGCCAAGTACattgagacagctgaact GTGTGGTGGAGCACGGATTTGTTATATATTCCACGAGACGTTCGGTCGCACGTTGGAGTCAGTCGATCCTCTGGGCGGTCTGACAACCATCGACGTGCTCACTGCAATCAGAAATGCAACG GGTCCAAGGCCAGCTCTGTTTGTGCCCGAGGTTTCGTTTGAGTTGCTTGTGAAGCGGCAGATCAAGCGTCTGGAAGAGCCCAGTCTGCGCTGTGTGGAGCTCGTTCACGAGGAGATGCAGAGGATCATCCAGCACTGCAGTAACTACAGCACACAG GAGTTACTGAGGTTTCCAAAGCTTCATGATGCTATAGTAGAAGTGGTCACATCCCTTCTCAGAAAAAGACTCCCAGTCACAAATGAAATG GTACATAACTTGGTTGCCATTGAACTGGCGTATATCAACACCAAACACCCCGATTTTGCTGATGCAAGTGGCCTTATGAACAACAACATTGAA GAGCAGAGACGGAATAGACTCAGAGATCTGCCCTCTGCCGTTCCCAGAGATAAG GGAGCAGCCAGTGTTTCTCAGAGCTCTTCTGTCAGTGACCAGACAGACAGTGGCACGGGCAACTGGAGGAGCATGGTGAGGAAGGGCGAGGAGGTTCCAGCTGGTGACAGGGCCATGCCCCAGCCTCTTATCACTGCAAGTCCCCAGAAGGGCCATGCTGTCAACCTATTAGATGTG CCTGTTCCAGTATCAAGGAAGTTGTCTGCTCGGGAGCAGAGGGACTGTGAGGTCATCGAGAGACTCATCAAGTCATATTTCTTGATTGTTCGGAAAAACATCCAAGACAG TGTACCAAAGGCAGTGATGCACTTCCTGGTGAACCATGTGAAGGACTGCCTGCAGAGTGAGCTGGTGGGTCAGTTATACAAGACGACGCTGCTGAGCGACCTGCTGACAGAGTCTGAGGACATGGCTCAGAGACGCAACGAGGCTGCTGATATGCTCAAG GCGTTGCAGAAAGCCAGCCAGGTGATAGCAGAGATCAGAGAAACCCACCTGTGGTGA
- the tnnt2d gene encoding troponin T2d, cardiac, producing MSDTEEVGEEEVQEGDAQDDSKPKPKFMTNISAPKIPDGEKVDFDDIYRKRQEKDLAELQSLIEAHFVQRKKEEEELVALVNRIEKRRSERAEQQRIRAEREKERQNRLAEEKERKEQEEQRKKMDEDAKKKKALSNMSQQYGAGQKSDTRRGKKQTEREKKKKILAERKKPLSVDHLNEDKLKDKAKELWQSLMGLEAEKFDLSEKLKRQKYDINLLLARVQDHQSAKGRGKGKMGRVR from the exons ATGTCTGACACAGAAGAAGTCGGGGAGGAAGAAGTTCA GGAAGGAGATG CACAAGATGACTCAAAGCCCAAGCCTAA GTTTATGACAAACATTTCGGCCCCGAAGATCCCTGATGGTGAAAAGGTGGACTTTGAT GATATCTACAGGAAGCGTCAGGAGAAGGATCTAGCTGAGCTGCAGTCTCTGATCGAGGCTCACTTCGTCCAgaggaagaaagaggaagaggaactCGTTGCCCTCGTTAATAGAATT gagAAGCGTCGTTCTGAGAGGGCCGAGCAGCAAAGGATCAGGGcggagagagaaaaggagaggcAGAACAGACTTGCG GAGGAGAAGGAGCGTAAGGAGCAGGAGGAACaaaggaagaagatggatgaggacgcaaagaagaagaaggcccTCTCAAACATGTCTCAGCAGTACGGTGCTGGACAGAAG AGTGACACCAGAAGAGGCAAGAAACAaactgagagagagaagaagaagaagatactGGCTGAACGAAAGAAACCTCTTAGCGTTGATCACTTGAACGAGGATAAACTCAA GGATAAAGCCAAAGAACTGTGGCAGTCACTGATGGGGCTGGAGGCTGAGAAGTTCGACCTCAGTGAGAAACTTAAAAGACAGAAATATGAT ATCAACCTGCTTCTCGCTCGTGTTCAGGATCACCAGAG TGCCAAAGGTCGTGGAAAAGGCAAGATGGGCCGGGTGAGATAA